In one Arenibacter antarcticus genomic region, the following are encoded:
- a CDS encoding peroxiredoxin — MSLRIGDEAPNFTAQTTEGEIDFHLWLGNNWGVIYSHPADFTPVCTTELGRTAQLKNDFQKRKTKVIAVSVDDLDSHHKWIVDINETQNCTVEFPIIADSDRNVATLYNMIHPKASTSTTVRSVYFISPDKKIQAIITYPASTGRNFTEILRVIDSLQLTAEYLVATPVDWEVGQDVIIPPSVKQEDVEKQYPKGHRVIKPYLRYTPQPNK; from the coding sequence ATGAGTTTAAGAATTGGAGATGAGGCACCAAATTTTACAGCACAAACTACCGAAGGTGAAATTGACTTTCATTTATGGTTAGGGAATAATTGGGGGGTAATTTATTCACATCCGGCAGATTTTACCCCTGTATGTACAACAGAACTTGGACGTACTGCGCAGTTAAAGAATGATTTTCAAAAAAGAAAAACAAAAGTCATCGCGGTGAGTGTAGATGACCTGGATTCCCATCATAAGTGGATAGTGGATATCAATGAAACTCAAAATTGCACCGTAGAATTCCCAATAATTGCAGATTCAGATAGAAATGTTGCAACTCTATATAACATGATCCATCCGAAAGCTTCAACAAGTACCACGGTAAGATCTGTATACTTTATTAGCCCGGATAAAAAGATTCAAGCGATTATTACTTATCCAGCTTCAACGGGAAGGAATTTCACGGAGATCCTTAGAGTGATAGATTCTCTGCAACTTACAGCCGAATATCTTGTGGCTACTCCAGTTGATTGGGAAGTAGGGCAAGATGTTATAATTCCTCCTAGCGTAAAACAAGAAGATGTTGAAAAGCAATACCCCAAAGGTCATCGTGTTATAAAGCCATATTTACGTTACACTCCACAACCAAACAAGTAA
- a CDS encoding LysR family transcriptional regulator — MFDFRLKVFYTVARRLSFTKASEELFISQPAVTKHIKELESQFNLALFDRKGNRVILSPAGEVLLRHTENIHEIYRQIEFDLNQFNHTLKGILHIGSSTSITQYVLPPLLAQFHRMYQDVKVELLNGNSEQIENALQNKSIELGVIESKSKRREIHYSPFLKDEIVLVCSNKNPLGKKDEIGPEDLKKIPLLMREPGSGTLEVTLDALKQKGIRLADLKVEMQLGSTEAIKSYLQHSNCMAFVSLHAILKELESGVLKIIEIKKLQIHRNFYFITPQGAEGGLSALFIQFLIRNKNL, encoded by the coding sequence ATGTTCGATTTTAGGTTAAAAGTTTTTTATACTGTTGCAAGAAGGCTAAGTTTTACTAAGGCTTCTGAAGAATTATTTATATCACAACCTGCTGTTACAAAACATATTAAGGAACTGGAAAGCCAGTTTAACCTCGCGCTTTTTGATAGAAAAGGAAATAGGGTTATTCTGTCCCCTGCAGGGGAGGTATTGTTAAGACATACCGAAAACATTCATGAAATATATAGACAAATAGAATTTGACTTAAATCAGTTTAATCATACTCTTAAAGGTATTTTACATATAGGTTCCAGTACTTCAATTACCCAATATGTCCTACCGCCATTACTAGCCCAGTTTCACAGGATGTATCAAGATGTAAAAGTAGAATTGCTCAATGGTAATTCTGAGCAAATAGAAAATGCACTGCAGAATAAAAGCATAGAACTAGGGGTTATTGAAAGCAAGTCTAAAAGGCGTGAAATTCACTATAGTCCATTTTTAAAAGACGAAATAGTGCTGGTGTGTAGCAATAAAAATCCTTTGGGCAAAAAGGATGAGATAGGACCAGAGGATTTAAAAAAAATCCCCCTTCTCATGAGGGAACCAGGGTCAGGAACGTTGGAAGTAACTTTAGATGCCTTAAAACAAAAAGGAATTCGCTTAGCCGATTTAAAAGTAGAAATGCAATTAGGTAGCACTGAAGCTATTAAATCCTATCTCCAACACTCCAATTGTATGGCATTTGTTTCCTTACATGCCATTCTTAAGGAATTGGAAAGTGGCGTCTTAAAAATAATTGAAATCAAAAAACTACAGATACATAGGAATTTTTATTTTATTACTCCGCAAGGAGCTGAAGGTGGGCTATCTGCCTTATTTATTCAATTCTTAATCCGTAATAAGAATTTATAA
- a CDS encoding M23 family metallopeptidase translates to MIFFESTTFWSKILGVTKPKRDKSFGNKELAYFLFLILMCLFYIIWHSPYVSTQRLKDTTVTMDFYEERLKLNLESSSMDVDLTERERDQLLLAIEELIVGFLYQIPDYSYISSLETYLQYRPKLLEQFPSAVPLEKGNYTITSNYGIRIHPISEKEKKHYGIDLATARGKYVYASASGTILNILYSKKGYGTHIIIKHRFGFITLYGHLEKVLVQKGQIVKQHEIIGTVGSTGSSTGYHLHYEILKNKNKIDPKPSFNLKKDVYTHLIKTSTIKGGAE, encoded by the coding sequence ATGATATTTTTTGAATCTACAACGTTTTGGAGTAAAATATTGGGTGTCACTAAACCAAAACGGGATAAATCTTTTGGGAATAAAGAGCTTGCCTATTTTCTCTTTTTAATCCTAATGTGCCTATTCTATATAATATGGCACAGTCCTTATGTTTCAACACAACGACTTAAGGACACCACGGTAACAATGGATTTTTATGAAGAACGTCTTAAATTGAATCTGGAATCAAGCTCAATGGATGTGGATCTTACAGAAAGGGAACGCGATCAATTGCTACTAGCCATAGAAGAATTAATAGTTGGTTTTCTATACCAAATACCCGATTACTCCTATATAAGCTCATTAGAGACATACCTTCAGTACCGACCTAAGTTATTGGAGCAATTTCCTTCTGCCGTCCCTTTGGAAAAAGGCAATTATACTATTACAAGCAACTATGGCATTCGTATCCATCCAATTTCAGAAAAAGAGAAGAAACACTATGGAATTGATTTGGCCACCGCTCGTGGAAAATATGTTTATGCATCGGCATCAGGTACCATCCTGAATATCTTATATTCCAAAAAAGGGTATGGCACACACATTATAATCAAACATCGCTTTGGTTTTATAACATTGTATGGACACCTGGAAAAGGTGCTTGTCCAAAAAGGGCAAATTGTTAAGCAACACGAAATTATTGGTACGGTGGGTAGTACAGGAAGTTCTACAGGGTACCATTTGCATTATGAGATATTGAAGAATAAAAACAAAATAGACCCAAAACCTTCGTTCAATCTAAAGAAGGATGTTTATACACATTTAATTAAAACAAGTACGATTAAAGGTGGAGCAGAGTAG
- a CDS encoding type II toxin-antitoxin system HicA family toxin, whose amino-acid sequence MNNWLLKDHLIHLPKLFEYLGFRLVRSDNSHHIFKNGGEHYVIINTEKEYFYYKVQRPQEKLSASDLITEYVSKVEALGKELIWDKVDNYYNKVLQTTALLIKNNPEDTLITVQPDFNHFLSYQLPLEEVSENLYYGVENSNPFSGRVFLSDEGSPLFPMFNLQNEVCGYFQDLGKEVVPYRESAIKHSLWYSNIPKRIEGLFLFNNPKEALAFHRKFQLKNVVYMALGEINLQTTDILFQIQRLTKVDKLFLSFTGNKKIEGYLRDLHFISYINDSDFNLTLTDRDILLRFPMENEKSFSRFYDHTRRFNKELTQSFLNFNKIIDQNRLNKYSILVSKDKEDIKVRLPIESNAIKLLVWSYYKNYLNKTIDILKPKSNNWHTEWENTQNQVNEGKEVQLKEYRIAL is encoded by the coding sequence ATGAACAACTGGCTTCTAAAAGACCACCTGATACACCTTCCTAAACTCTTTGAATATTTGGGGTTCCGGCTTGTGAGATCCGACAATTCCCATCATATATTTAAAAACGGTGGTGAGCACTATGTGATTATAAATACCGAAAAGGAATATTTCTATTATAAAGTACAACGCCCACAGGAAAAACTATCCGCATCAGATCTAATTACAGAATATGTATCAAAGGTGGAGGCACTCGGTAAGGAACTGATATGGGATAAGGTGGATAACTACTATAACAAAGTACTGCAAACCACAGCCCTGTTAATAAAGAATAACCCAGAGGACACTCTCATAACAGTTCAACCGGACTTTAATCATTTTTTATCTTACCAGTTACCACTGGAAGAGGTTTCAGAAAATCTTTATTACGGTGTGGAAAACTCCAATCCCTTTTCAGGGCGTGTGTTCTTAAGCGATGAAGGTTCCCCGCTGTTTCCCATGTTCAATTTGCAAAACGAGGTCTGCGGTTATTTCCAAGATTTAGGTAAAGAAGTGGTTCCCTATCGAGAGTCGGCTATAAAGCATTCTCTTTGGTACTCCAATATTCCAAAGAGAATTGAGGGTCTCTTTCTTTTTAACAATCCTAAGGAGGCTTTGGCCTTCCATAGAAAATTTCAATTAAAAAATGTGGTTTACATGGCGTTGGGAGAAATAAATCTCCAAACGACTGACATACTTTTCCAGATACAACGGCTAACGAAAGTGGACAAACTCTTTTTAAGCTTTACGGGTAACAAAAAAATAGAAGGGTATTTGAGGGACCTCCACTTTATATCGTATATCAACGATTCTGATTTTAATTTGACCTTGACCGATAGGGATATTTTATTGCGTTTCCCCATGGAAAATGAAAAATCCTTCTCCCGATTTTACGATCATACAAGACGTTTTAACAAAGAGTTGACCCAAAGCTTTTTGAATTTCAATAAAATCATCGACCAAAATAGGCTGAACAAATACAGTATTCTGGTTTCCAAAGACAAAGAAGATATTAAGGTCCGGTTGCCCATAGAATCAAACGCCATCAAATTATTGGTCTGGTCGTATTACAAAAACTATTTAAACAAAACGATAGATATTCTAAAGCCAAAGTCAAACAATTGGCATACTGAATGGGAAAACACTCAAAATCAAGTCAATGAAGGGAAGGAGGTGCAATTGAAAGAATATAGAATTGCCCTATAA
- a CDS encoding DUF3991 domain-containing protein, producing the protein MKSPNYIDDPEHYKRLISKINVEANFPMYLHQNGYKLIKKSAGSMEFKNHKDRIVLQTAREPVTYFNRNDSQDKGLFFGYLMLRNTNFYKAVQAGLEIVNGTGYMGNIPMEVRNTNVTKKSLEDNFTIAPLRNSSYLRQQRGISRTTLNNPIFKGRIYNAYPNGENVNKIANIAFPKYDLDRNPQNYILYNKSYRSRSDNKIKKFRLVLNQKDHFLFHSSPIKDPSKIIVAESSIDLLSYHELHGSLDNFYVSFSGNLYQKKLQFFGQLTETYLKSNMVTLISIMDNDIKGYEFDLILFTNLMNLYNPNIYVEYSYRNRSVSLLFNYSAGNGILLNNHATFIEEKLTAHFQWDKLMFNWLQWTITSDKILLEFYLPEIINTIQIDGDKNLFKTLLATISELYLPFKATIHKSKGKDWNDDLMDSKKVKYIEMETINQNAMAIGDQIKLKTTYGPQGTPNIGIIKVVHNNSVECDFGLENNYTIPLKEISMHLRKKDSLILEKRNGKVRKNDNLQNFIK; encoded by the coding sequence ATGAAAAGTCCGAACTACATAGATGATCCTGAACATTATAAAAGATTGATCTCAAAAATCAATGTTGAGGCCAATTTTCCAATGTACTTACATCAAAATGGGTACAAATTAATAAAGAAAAGTGCAGGTTCTATGGAATTCAAGAACCACAAAGATCGCATTGTACTGCAAACGGCCCGGGAGCCAGTAACCTATTTCAACAGAAATGATTCCCAGGACAAAGGGCTATTTTTCGGGTATTTGATGCTGAGGAATACTAATTTTTATAAGGCGGTGCAAGCCGGACTAGAAATTGTGAACGGGACTGGTTATATGGGAAATATACCGATGGAAGTGAGAAATACCAATGTAACAAAAAAATCCTTGGAAGATAATTTTACTATTGCTCCATTACGGAACTCCAGTTATCTAAGACAGCAACGAGGTATTTCAAGGACAACTTTAAACAATCCAATATTTAAGGGCCGTATATATAATGCTTATCCCAATGGGGAAAATGTCAATAAAATAGCCAACATTGCCTTTCCAAAGTACGATTTGGATAGAAATCCCCAAAATTACATTCTCTACAACAAATCATATAGAAGCAGAAGCGACAACAAAATAAAAAAATTTCGCTTGGTACTGAACCAAAAGGATCATTTTCTATTCCATTCCAGCCCCATTAAAGATCCTTCAAAAATTATAGTCGCGGAAAGCAGCATAGACCTCCTCTCCTATCACGAACTCCATGGTAGTCTGGATAACTTTTATGTCTCCTTTAGTGGTAACCTGTATCAAAAAAAACTTCAGTTTTTCGGTCAGCTAACCGAAACTTACTTAAAGTCAAACATGGTGACCTTAATATCCATAATGGATAATGACATCAAAGGTTACGAATTTGACTTAATACTATTTACCAACCTTATGAACCTTTATAATCCGAACATTTATGTGGAATATTCTTATAGGAACAGATCTGTAAGCCTACTGTTTAACTACTCCGCAGGCAATGGGATTTTATTGAACAATCATGCCACTTTTATAGAAGAAAAATTGACTGCCCATTTCCAATGGGATAAGCTTATGTTCAATTGGCTCCAATGGACAATAACTTCGGACAAAATCCTCCTGGAATTCTACTTGCCAGAAATTATTAATACTATTCAGATTGACGGAGACAAAAACCTCTTCAAAACGTTGTTAGCAACCATTAGCGAGCTCTATCTACCGTTTAAGGCCACTATTCATAAATCTAAAGGAAAGGACTGGAACGATGATCTTATGGATTCTAAGAAGGTTAAATATATTGAGATGGAGACCATCAACCAGAATGCAATGGCCATCGGGGATCAAATTAAATTAAAAACAACCTATGGTCCTCAGGGTACTCCCAACATTGGCATCATTAAGGTTGTACATAACAATAGTGTGGAATGCGATTTTGGATTGGAAAATAATTACACCATTCCCTTAAAGGAAATCAGCATGCACTTAAGGAAAAAGGATTCCCTTATACTTGAAAAAAGAAATGGTAAAGTGAGGAAAAATGATAACTTACAAAACTTTATAAAATGA
- a CDS encoding type IV secretory system conjugative DNA transfer family protein, giving the protein MNDKNLAYSAMLLSAISFAVIGFVTYFPIVQYLKWDSQLSEIIHNFLIRFKAFQEPYISRVMLVMIILGSVMLYNPRKKEDRSLMTGLSYLGIGCILLFITGYFRTLQLSLLWYSLTLYCIGFLLTVSGSMHLFQVMDFSNEAEEDPFNDQNETFQQMEDRIDTKYSVNIPYEYQYKGQLRKGWINFVNLFRALLVIGTPGSGKSFALIEEIIEQMIEKNFTLLIYDFKFDTLSKVAYNYWRRKKERITGDNELSTLPDFYTLSFDNIEKSHRCNPIDPYLMRNQTDAADAATIIMKNLNKEWIKRSDFFSKSAISFVSGLIWYLKKKSEETGENICTLPHVITLSTINIEYLLEIMMREVEVRSLMIPFKDAMERQAGQQLAGQTASAQISLSMLANKEIYYIMTGNDFRLDINNPQKPKIVCIQNNPDRSEIYAAPIGLYINKILQVVNKPGCRPMGLILDELPTVFIMGLRKIIDTGRSHYVATVLGIQSITQLIADYGRELAEVIFDNCSNVFSGAAKGETARRISEIFGRIHQEKKSRAVSNNDTTVNFSTILSELLPKSKITCMSTGHFGGIVADTFENPIEQKLCFGLLKPNMESKKIQGKYEIPVHTKFKSKDHPELVESKMKLIHSLNFFEVVRDLDFGQTNYLDFYTKYIKKFAAVQYGNHIQRMQFIPLANELKLFDHLQKLEELTKKDSAATQKIEQYITALVDRMYIDQEIDRVLDANFMKVISDINVLVEREYVRCTGNKPKLAVFDKHKITDEIAASLKKDEIIAKDFIKKYRSRPSRELADAFRRQHEIPIFEKVSALNQTDVFDGSLGNLETLFSSYPIEMDRNNN; this is encoded by the coding sequence ATGAACGACAAGAATCTAGCATACTCGGCAATGTTACTATCGGCAATCTCATTTGCAGTAATAGGTTTTGTCACCTATTTCCCGATTGTGCAATATCTGAAATGGGATTCACAACTTTCAGAGATTATCCACAATTTCCTTATACGATTTAAAGCTTTTCAAGAGCCTTATATCAGTAGAGTTATGCTAGTGATGATTATTTTGGGTTCGGTCATGCTCTATAACCCCAGAAAAAAAGAAGACAGATCCTTAATGACCGGGCTATCTTATTTAGGGATCGGCTGTATATTATTATTTATAACAGGCTATTTTAGAACTCTACAACTCAGTTTGCTTTGGTACTCCTTGACTTTATATTGTATCGGTTTTCTATTAACTGTTTCTGGCTCAATGCATCTTTTTCAAGTGATGGACTTTTCTAATGAGGCCGAAGAGGATCCTTTCAACGACCAGAACGAAACCTTTCAACAAATGGAAGATCGCATAGATACCAAGTATTCCGTAAACATCCCCTATGAATACCAATACAAAGGACAACTACGGAAAGGTTGGATTAATTTTGTCAACCTGTTCCGGGCTTTGTTGGTCATAGGTACTCCAGGTAGTGGAAAATCCTTCGCTTTGATCGAAGAGATTATAGAGCAAATGATTGAAAAAAACTTTACACTTTTGATATATGATTTTAAGTTCGATACCCTAAGTAAAGTTGCCTATAACTACTGGCGAAGAAAAAAGGAACGTATAACCGGTGACAACGAACTTTCTACCCTACCCGATTTTTATACGTTGAGTTTTGATAATATTGAGAAATCGCATCGCTGTAATCCTATTGACCCCTATTTAATGCGAAACCAGACCGATGCTGCAGATGCTGCTACCATTATCATGAAAAATCTAAATAAGGAATGGATAAAACGCAGTGATTTCTTTTCCAAGAGTGCCATTAGTTTTGTTTCAGGCCTGATCTGGTACTTGAAGAAAAAATCCGAGGAGACTGGTGAGAATATCTGCACTTTGCCCCATGTTATAACCTTATCCACCATAAACATTGAATACTTGTTGGAAATTATGATGAGGGAAGTAGAAGTTCGCAGTCTGATGATTCCTTTCAAGGATGCCATGGAACGGCAAGCGGGTCAGCAGTTGGCCGGCCAGACCGCAAGTGCCCAGATATCCCTTTCCATGCTAGCTAACAAGGAAATCTATTATATCATGACCGGCAACGATTTTCGATTGGACATTAATAACCCACAAAAACCAAAAATAGTCTGTATTCAGAATAATCCCGACCGTTCCGAAATCTATGCAGCTCCAATAGGCCTTTACATTAATAAGATTTTACAGGTGGTAAACAAACCTGGATGTAGACCAATGGGTCTGATCCTGGATGAACTCCCTACTGTTTTCATTATGGGACTGCGCAAGATAATCGACACAGGAAGGTCTCATTACGTAGCCACGGTGTTGGGCATACAGAGCATTACACAATTAATAGCAGATTACGGCAGGGAACTGGCGGAAGTCATCTTCGACAACTGCTCCAATGTGTTCAGTGGGGCGGCAAAAGGAGAAACAGCACGTAGAATCAGCGAGATATTTGGACGCATCCATCAAGAAAAAAAGAGCAGGGCTGTATCCAACAACGATACAACGGTCAATTTCAGCACCATCCTTTCGGAATTACTGCCAAAAAGCAAGATTACCTGTATGTCTACAGGCCATTTTGGGGGGATTGTAGCAGATACCTTTGAAAATCCTATTGAACAAAAGCTGTGTTTTGGGTTACTAAAGCCCAATATGGAATCCAAAAAAATCCAAGGAAAATACGAAATACCCGTCCACACCAAATTTAAAAGTAAAGATCATCCGGAATTGGTGGAGTCCAAAATGAAACTAATACACAGTCTTAACTTTTTTGAGGTAGTGCGAGATCTTGATTTTGGTCAGACGAATTATTTGGACTTCTATACTAAATACATCAAAAAGTTTGCGGCAGTTCAATATGGGAATCATATACAACGAATGCAGTTCATTCCATTGGCTAATGAACTGAAACTGTTCGACCATCTACAAAAGCTAGAGGAATTGACAAAAAAGGATTCTGCTGCTACACAAAAGATAGAACAGTATATTACTGCCCTGGTAGATCGAATGTACATTGACCAAGAAATAGATAGGGTTTTGGACGCCAATTTTATGAAGGTAATCAGTGATATCAATGTGCTTGTGGAGCGGGAATATGTCCGATGTACGGGGAATAAACCAAAACTGGCAGTTTTTGACAAACATAAAATAACCGATGAAATAGCAGCATCCCTGAAAAAAGACGAAATCATAGCTAAAGATTTTATAAAAAAATATCGCAGTAGGCCAAGTAGGGAGTTGGCGGATGCTTTTCGTAGGCAACATGAAATACCTATTTTTGAAAAAGTTTCAGCGTTGAACCAAACCGATGTGTTTGATGGTTCTTTGGGGAATTTGGAAACCTTATTTTCAAGCTATCCTATAGAAATGGATAGGAATAATAATTAA
- a CDS encoding ATP-dependent helicase, with product MGASLKDNNIDDSVDIQISECLNPHNPKSFFLFAGAGSGKTKSLVQALMRFKDSFGYGFALKSQKIAIITYTNTAADEITQRLKFDPIFNVSTIHSFAWELIKSLTSDIKIYVEGQLKEDLEELNDAQTKSKDLNNKTSIQRAKKIVSKERRLKNLPEITQFTYNPNGDNIKKDSLNHTEVIGITAHFMENEPLMQDIIVARFPIILVDESQDTKKELIKALFSLQNNKKAVFSLGLFGDTMQRIYADGQPNLGLSLPKDWLLPSKQMNHRSDKRIIKLINDIRKGVDKQEQLPRVEKADGVVKLFISSRDKDKTSAEELVAEKMSVLSKDKNWLNADEVKILILEHHMAAKRMGFLDLFQPLYNADKLKTSLLDGSLSALNIFRKIILPLVDANNTNDKFAIARIVKLNSPLFDKKRIESTKNQLEYISTINNHVEKLLKLWEDEADPLLMNIVEVIKETNLFSLPGDLKISVSKESEDRDDTDEEEIDDNSQSSVEIIEAWEAALQTPFSQVFNYNEYLSEKSRFATHQGVKGLEFPRVMVIIDDEEAKGFMFSYDKLFGSKGFSATDIKNLQEGKETGIDRTRRLFYVACSRAEKSLAIVAYTNHPETVKANALAYGWFEESEIEII from the coding sequence ATGGGTGCCTCGCTAAAAGACAATAATATTGATGATTCTGTTGATATTCAAATATCGGAATGTTTAAATCCTCACAACCCAAAAAGTTTTTTTTTGTTCGCTGGAGCAGGTTCTGGAAAAACTAAATCCCTTGTCCAAGCATTGATGAGATTTAAAGACTCTTTTGGATATGGATTCGCTCTAAAAAGTCAAAAAATAGCGATTATCACCTATACTAACACAGCAGCTGATGAAATAACTCAAAGGTTAAAATTCGATCCAATTTTTAATGTAAGCACCATACATAGTTTTGCTTGGGAATTAATAAAGTCACTTACTTCTGATATTAAAATATATGTAGAAGGTCAATTAAAGGAGGATTTGGAAGAATTGAATGATGCCCAAACTAAATCGAAAGATTTAAATAACAAAACCTCTATCCAAAGGGCAAAGAAAATTGTATCAAAAGAAAGGCGTTTAAAAAACTTACCAGAAATAACACAATTCACATATAACCCGAATGGCGATAATATCAAAAAAGATTCACTAAATCATACCGAAGTAATTGGTATAACCGCACATTTTATGGAAAATGAACCGTTGATGCAAGATATTATTGTTGCTCGATTTCCAATAATATTAGTGGATGAAAGTCAGGACACTAAAAAAGAGCTAATTAAGGCACTATTTTCTCTACAAAATAACAAGAAAGCTGTTTTCTCTTTAGGATTATTTGGGGATACCATGCAACGAATCTATGCTGATGGTCAGCCAAATTTGGGATTATCTCTGCCAAAAGATTGGTTGCTTCCGTCAAAACAAATGAATCATCGTTCTGATAAAAGAATAATAAAGCTCATAAATGATATTCGTAAAGGCGTAGATAAGCAAGAACAGTTACCTAGAGTTGAGAAAGCAGATGGTGTTGTTAAATTATTTATTTCGAGTAGAGATAAAGACAAAACTTCGGCGGAAGAATTAGTTGCTGAAAAAATGTCCGTTTTATCAAAAGACAAAAACTGGTTAAATGCCGATGAAGTTAAAATCTTGATTTTAGAGCACCACATGGCAGCAAAGCGAATGGGGTTTCTTGATTTATTTCAACCATTGTACAATGCAGATAAATTGAAAACGAGTCTATTGGATGGCTCCCTTTCGGCTTTAAATATTTTTAGAAAAATAATATTGCCATTAGTTGATGCTAATAACACAAACGACAAATTTGCAATAGCAAGAATAGTAAAATTAAATTCCCCGCTTTTTGATAAAAAAAGAATAGAGTCTACAAAAAATCAACTGGAGTATATTTCAACTATTAACAACCACGTAGAGAAATTACTTAAATTATGGGAAGATGAAGCAGACCCATTACTAATGAATATAGTTGAAGTCATAAAAGAAACAAATCTGTTTTCCTTGCCGGGAGATTTAAAAATTAGTGTTTCAAAAGAATCGGAGGACAGAGATGATACAGATGAAGAAGAAATAGATGATAATAGTCAAAGCTCGGTTGAAATAATTGAAGCCTGGGAAGCTGCTCTTCAAACACCCTTCTCGCAAGTATTTAATTACAATGAATACTTATCAGAGAAGTCTAGATTTGCCACACATCAGGGAGTAAAGGGTTTAGAATTCCCGAGGGTTATGGTAATAATCGATGATGAGGAGGCAAAGGGATTTATGTTTAGTTACGATAAATTATTTGGTTCAAAAGGATTTTCAGCTACTGATATAAAAAATTTACAAGAGGGAAAAGAAACAGGTATTGATAGAACAAGGCGATTATTTTATGTCGCTTGTAGTCGGGCAGAAAAAAGTCTTGCAATAGTTGCATATACTAATCATCCAGAAACGGTAAAAGCTAATGCTCTTGCATATGGTTGGTTTGAAGAAAGTGAGATAGAAATTATATAG